One window of Deltaproteobacteria bacterium genomic DNA carries:
- a CDS encoding NADH-quinone oxidoreductase subunit D, which produces MTLFEEITEHFSDPIFDRHSRLGDATVILSRDALPGVIRFLREEKRFDFLMDLTICDGGMEKSPRFEAVYHLFAFERKERLRLKVPVEEFDPHLPTLTGEYRNADWLEREAWDMFGVRFDGHPDLRRLLMYPGFEGHPLRKDYPKDRRQPRIGPGSTPATAFEREPALPERLGKALTAAGVADPGEEIMYLNMGPSHPAMHGVVRVMAALKGETITASDVEIGYMHRCFEKEAETHSYMGVIPYTDRLNYVSPLINNVGYVMAVEKLFGVTTPERCRYIRVILSEISRIVDHLTCIGAFAMELGAFTVFLYLMKARESLYELIGEVTGARLTTSYTRIGGLRGDLPPGFDGECRAAFRKIRKDISECDRLLTRNRIFYDRMRGVGVISAADAISFGFTGPCLRASGVSHDVRKSSPYLIYDRLDFEVPLGTEGDNYDRYLVRIAEMEQSMRIVEQALADLPDGPVNLDDRRMTLPPKEEVYNSIEGLMNHFKLIMDGHGIRPPAGEAYFPVEGGNGELGFYVVSDGSGIPARVRVRAPCFHMISALSYLIRGQMIADVVPIFGTLNMIAGELDR; this is translated from the coding sequence ATGACGCTGTTTGAGGAAATCACCGAACACTTTTCAGACCCCATTTTCGACCGCCACTCCCGGCTGGGGGATGCGACCGTTATTCTTTCCCGTGACGCGTTGCCGGGGGTGATCCGGTTTCTGCGCGAAGAGAAACGCTTTGATTTCCTGATGGATCTGACGATCTGTGACGGCGGGATGGAAAAGAGCCCCCGCTTTGAAGCGGTTTATCATCTCTTCGCCTTTGAACGCAAAGAGCGTCTCCGGCTGAAGGTCCCCGTGGAGGAGTTCGATCCTCATCTTCCGACCCTGACGGGGGAATACCGCAACGCCGACTGGCTGGAACGGGAGGCCTGGGACATGTTCGGCGTCCGCTTCGACGGCCATCCCGATCTCCGCCGTCTTCTCATGTATCCGGGCTTCGAGGGACATCCCCTCCGGAAGGACTATCCCAAGGATCGCCGTCAGCCCCGGATCGGGCCGGGGAGCACACCGGCTACGGCCTTCGAACGGGAACCGGCCCTTCCGGAACGGTTGGGCAAGGCCCTAACTGCGGCGGGCGTGGCCGACCCGGGGGAAGAGATCATGTACCTCAACATGGGGCCTTCCCATCCGGCCATGCACGGCGTGGTGCGGGTCATGGCGGCCCTCAAGGGGGAGACGATCACCGCCTCCGATGTCGAGATCGGTTACATGCACCGCTGCTTTGAAAAAGAAGCCGAGACCCATTCCTACATGGGGGTCATCCCCTATACGGATCGGCTGAACTATGTCTCTCCGCTGATCAATAATGTCGGTTACGTCATGGCGGTGGAAAAACTCTTCGGCGTGACCACGCCGGAGCGGTGCCGATACATCCGGGTCATCCTGTCGGAGATCTCACGGATCGTCGATCACCTCACCTGCATCGGCGCCTTCGCCATGGAATTGGGCGCCTTTACCGTCTTTCTCTACCTGATGAAGGCCCGGGAATCTCTTTACGAACTGATCGGGGAGGTCACCGGGGCCCGGCTGACCACCTCCTACACCCGGATCGGCGGACTCCGGGGAGATCTGCCTCCCGGTTTCGACGGGGAATGCCGCGCCGCCTTCCGGAAGATCCGGAAGGACATTTCCGAATGTGATCGTCTCCTCACCCGGAACCGGATCTTTTATGACCGGATGCGGGGTGTCGGTGTGATTTCGGCTGCGGATGCGATTTCCTTCGGTTTTACCGGTCCCTGCCTTCGCGCCTCCGGTGTCTCCCATGATGTTCGGAAGAGTTCCCCCTATCTCATCTATGACCGGCTCGATTTTGAAGTTCCACTCGGAACGGAAGGGGACAACTACGACCGGTACCTCGTGCGCATTGCCGAGATGGAACAGAGCATGCGGATCGTCGAGCAGGCACTTGCAGACCTTCCGGACGGACCGGTCAATCTTGATGACCGACGGATGACCCTGCCGCCCAAAGAGGAGGTCTACAACAGCATCGAAGGTCTGATGAATCATTTCAAATTGATCATGGACGGTCACGGTATCCGTCCTCCCGCGGGCGAGGCCTATTTCCCGGTGGAAGGAGGGAACGGGGAACTCGGCTTCTATGTCGTCAGTGACGGGTCGGGGATTCCTGCACGGGTCCGTGTCCGGGCCCCCTGTTTTCACATGATCTCGGCGCTTTCTTACCTGATCCGGGGACAGATGATCGCCGATGTGGTCCCGATTTTCGGCACTTTGAACATGATTGCCGGGGAGTTGGATCGGTGA
- a CDS encoding NADH-quinone oxidoreductase subunit A, with translation MPGAYLPILLLLMILGGLACFILYLSRVIGPKEMTDAKAQPFESGIPAAVSHHGLLSVRYYLIAMIFILFDIEVVFLYPWAVLFRRLGLFGFVEIVIFLGILAVGLAYAWRKGGLEWE, from the coding sequence ATGCCGGGGGCCTATCTCCCGATTCTCCTGTTGTTGATGATCCTCGGAGGGCTGGCCTGTTTCATCCTCTATCTCTCCCGGGTCATCGGTCCGAAGGAGATGACCGATGCGAAGGCGCAACCCTTTGAGAGCGGTATCCCCGCGGCGGTCTCCCATCACGGTCTTCTCTCCGTCCGTTATTATCTCATTGCCATGATCTTTATCCTCTTCGATATCGAAGTGGTCTTCCTCTATCCCTGGGCGGTTCTCTTTCGGCGGCTGGGGCTCTTCGGCTTTGTGGAAATCGTAATCTTTCTCGGGATTCTCGCCGTCGGTCTTGCTTATGCCTGGCGGAAGGGAGGGCTCGAATGGGAATAG
- a CDS encoding flavodoxin family protein: MYILGLSGSPRRHANSESLLDEALRGAEETGAQTEKLIASRFRKLLPCVNCGHCRKTGRCIVDDEMQEIYPKLEAADGLIVASPVYFMNVSAFLKILIDRCQCYWSRKYVLREPLFPDSPRRIRKGLFLSTAGHDLPLVFRGARMTVRSMFDVLEVEYMDEYFALSIEDPGDVQKTPDAMETVYQLGGRLVRALGECEE, from the coding sequence TTGTATATCCTGGGTCTCTCCGGAAGTCCGAGGCGTCATGCCAATTCGGAATCGTTGCTCGATGAAGCCCTTCGGGGCGCCGAAGAGACGGGCGCACAAACGGAAAAGCTGATCGCCTCCCGATTCCGGAAACTCCTCCCCTGCGTGAATTGCGGGCACTGCCGCAAGACCGGTCGTTGTATCGTCGATGACGAAATGCAGGAGATCTATCCAAAGCTTGAGGCGGCCGACGGCCTCATCGTGGCCTCTCCCGTCTATTTCATGAATGTCTCCGCCTTCCTGAAAATCCTCATTGATCGGTGCCAGTGCTACTGGTCCCGTAAATACGTTCTCCGGGAGCCGCTCTTTCCGGATTCTCCCCGGCGCATCCGCAAGGGGCTTTTCCTGTCCACCGCAGGTCACGATCTTCCTTTGGTTTTCAGGGGCGCCCGGATGACCGTCCGGTCGATGTTTGATGTTCTTGAAGTGGAATACATGGACGAATATTTTGCCCTCTCCATCGAAGACCCCGGTGATGTACAAAAGACGCCGGACGCGATGGAGACGGTTTATCAACTGGGGGGGCGTCTGGTTCGAGCCTTGGGGGAGTGTGAAGAGTGA
- the nifU gene encoding Fe-S cluster assembly scaffold protein NifU, producing the protein MEYSEKVMDHFMNPRNVGEIEDASGVGEVGNPSCGDVMRIYLKINEGVIEDAKFKTFGCGAAIATSSMATEMVKGKTIEEAIKITNNVVAEALGGLPAVKMHCSVLAEEALESALTDYFKKQGESEDKVRELKTAAGIQVREHDTDH; encoded by the coding sequence ATGGAATATAGCGAAAAGGTCATGGATCATTTCATGAATCCCCGGAACGTTGGGGAAATCGAAGACGCCTCCGGTGTGGGAGAAGTCGGCAACCCGAGCTGCGGTGACGTGATGCGGATCTATCTCAAGATCAACGAAGGGGTGATCGAGGATGCCAAGTTCAAGACTTTCGGGTGCGGCGCCGCCATCGCCACCAGCAGCATGGCCACGGAGATGGTAAAGGGAAAGACGATCGAGGAGGCCATCAAGATTACGAACAATGTCGTGGCCGAGGCGCTGGGCGGGCTTCCCGCCGTCAAGATGCACTGTTCCGTCCTTGCCGAAGAGGCGTTGGAATCGGCTCTGACCGATTATTTCAAAAAACAGGGTGAATCGGAAGACAAGGTCAGGGAACTCAAGACCGCAGCTGGGATTCAGGTCCGCGAACATGACACCGACCATTAA
- a CDS encoding NADH-quinone oxidoreductase subunit B: MGIEQLIGRKALTTRLDAAVGWARKYSLFQYPFATACCSMEYMSVACAHYDIDRFGAGLPRWSPRQADLLMVVGTVSHKLAPILRQVYDQMCNPKWVFSFGVCATSGGFYNNYATVQGIDTILPVDIYVAGCPPRPEAVLDGLIKLQEKIRNEKQQY; the protein is encoded by the coding sequence ATGGGAATAGAGCAATTGATCGGCCGGAAGGCCCTGACCACGCGCCTTGATGCCGCCGTCGGCTGGGCCCGGAAGTATTCCCTCTTTCAGTATCCCTTCGCCACGGCCTGCTGCTCCATGGAGTACATGTCCGTGGCCTGCGCCCATTATGACATCGACCGTTTCGGCGCCGGGCTTCCTCGCTGGTCACCCCGCCAGGCCGACCTTCTCATGGTGGTCGGGACCGTCAGTCACAAACTGGCTCCGATCCTCCGGCAGGTTTACGACCAGATGTGCAATCCCAAGTGGGTCTTCTCCTTCGGGGTCTGCGCGACCTCCGGCGGGTTTTACAACAACTATGCAACGGTGCAGGGGATCGATACGATCCTTCCCGTCGATATCTATGTGGCCGGATGTCCCCCCCGTCCCGAGGCGGTACTGGACGGACTGATCAAATTGCAGGAAAAGATCCGGAACGAAAAACAACAATACTGA
- a CDS encoding ferritin family protein, whose translation MIRGNEDIPEALLNAFRLEKGAQAFYLSAAERISDENGASMFRRLAGMEEKHMHEIYSLYNGFQGDRSPVSLQQFKEEISAEFMESGGKIEAALSDVSGRFFLDSREVLRLALKEEEAARKLYLRLAERSEDSGTASLYRNLAEDEMAHMEMIREALERKGG comes from the coding sequence ATGATCCGAGGCAATGAAGATATTCCCGAGGCGCTGTTGAACGCCTTCCGGCTGGAGAAGGGCGCTCAGGCGTTTTACCTCTCCGCTGCGGAACGGATCTCCGATGAAAACGGGGCCTCGATGTTCCGTCGTCTGGCGGGGATGGAAGAAAAGCATATGCACGAGATCTACAGCCTCTACAACGGGTTTCAAGGAGACCGGTCCCCGGTCTCCTTGCAACAGTTCAAGGAGGAGATCTCCGCGGAGTTCATGGAAAGCGGCGGAAAGATTGAGGCGGCTCTTTCCGATGTGAGCGGGCGCTTCTTTTTAGACTCCCGTGAAGTTCTTCGGCTTGCGCTGAAAGAGGAAGAGGCCGCCCGGAAACTCTATCTCCGTCTGGCGGAGCGATCCGAAGATTCCGGTACTGCCTCGCTCTATCGGAACCTGGCCGAGGATGAAATGGCCCATATGGAGATGATCCGGGAGGCACTGGAGCGGAAGGGAGGTTGA
- the nuoE gene encoding NADH-quinone oxidoreductase subunit NuoE: MNFQLSEEEVQQILARYPHPSAALLPMLRLIQGRIGYIPPGAEVYAAETLGVDPVRVHEVVTFYSAFREKPAGRYLILVCESISCSLSGGENILSFLKDYLKLDVGETTEDRRFTLETTECLAQCERSPAVMINGEIHAPATPDEVEKILSELA; the protein is encoded by the coding sequence ATGAATTTTCAGCTAAGCGAAGAAGAGGTTCAACAGATTCTTGCCCGCTACCCGCACCCTTCAGCGGCCCTCCTGCCGATGCTCCGCCTGATCCAGGGGCGGATCGGCTATATTCCGCCCGGGGCGGAGGTCTATGCCGCGGAGACCCTCGGGGTCGATCCGGTCCGGGTTCATGAGGTCGTGACCTTTTACAGCGCCTTCCGGGAAAAGCCGGCCGGACGGTACCTGATCCTGGTCTGCGAAAGTATCTCCTGTTCCCTTTCCGGCGGGGAGAATATCCTCTCTTTTCTGAAAGATTATCTGAAACTCGACGTTGGTGAGACCACGGAGGATCGGCGCTTCACGCTTGAGACCACGGAGTGTCTCGCACAGTGCGAACGTTCCCCCGCGGTGATGATCAACGGGGAGATCCATGCGCCGGCGACGCCGGATGAAGTAGAGAAAATTCTGTCGGAGCTTGCATAG
- a CDS encoding DUF1858 domain-containing protein: MAKITKDMSFIQAIQSHPKAAEVLSRYDMGCIGCMGAAGETIEQGAIAHGVDVDKLIKELNALFKKK, from the coding sequence ATGGCAAAGATCACGAAAGATATGTCCTTCATACAGGCAATACAGTCCCATCCGAAGGCAGCGGAGGTCCTCTCCAGATATGATATGGGATGCATCGGATGTATGGGCGCTGCCGGAGAAACCATCGAACAGGGCGCCATCGCCCACGGCGTCGATGTCGATAAACTTATAAAGGAACTCAACGCATTATTCAAAAAGAAATAA
- a CDS encoding ferritin family protein, with amino-acid sequence MDREALIRNIQRAIQTERDGNLYYMRAAEATKDSKAEAMFNQLARDELYHINVLEDFYSDLLQNVPGERVEGFPIFEDRKKELGGAMPEFGNDYEVLQKALSDEIEARDYYRKKAGQFEEIKAKDLFLDLAEMEEGHVRLLQAEIDFLEKTGFYFDHMEFDVEGEKG; translated from the coding sequence ATGGACCGGGAGGCGTTGATCCGGAACATCCAAAGAGCGATTCAAACGGAACGGGATGGGAATCTTTATTACATGCGGGCGGCCGAGGCGACAAAAGATTCGAAGGCCGAGGCCATGTTCAATCAACTGGCCAGGGATGAACTTTACCATATTAACGTGCTGGAAGACTTTTACAGCGATCTTCTGCAGAACGTGCCCGGGGAGCGGGTCGAGGGATTCCCCATTTTTGAGGATCGGAAGAAGGAACTGGGCGGAGCCATGCCTGAATTCGGGAATGATTACGAGGTCCTGCAGAAAGCCCTGAGCGACGAGATCGAAGCCCGGGACTATTACCGGAAGAAGGCCGGTCAGTTTGAAGAGATCAAGGCGAAGGACCTCTTCCTGGACCTGGCGGAGATGGAGGAGGGGCATGTCCGTCTCCTGCAGGCGGAAATCGATTTCCTGGAGAAAACCGGGTTTTACTTTGACCATATGGAGTTTGATGTGGAGGGCGAAAAAGGCTGA
- a CDS encoding aspartate ammonia-lyase gives MNEKNREEKDSLGSRELPAEAYYGIQTSRALENFPVSGLKAHPFFVRAYVLIKKAAAGTHETLSLLDAETAHAVITAADEVLSGRFADQFVVDVFQAGAGTSFNMNVNEVLANRALEILGDRKGNYQRVSPNDHVNKSQSTNDTFPTAMHIASVMLLRELLPTLSGLARALREKGDEFAGIIKSGRTHLQDAVPVTLGQEFTAYAKAVEKAADRLQRNEEALRELSIGGSATGTGLNVPAGYREGMIRRLSELTGIPFRPAEDLREAMQSRSAMTSLSSTLRNLAVELTRIANDLRLLSSGPRTGLAEIRLPAVQPGSSIMPGKVNPVMAECLNMICYQVIGHDHVVTMAAQAGQMELNVMMPVMIHNLLSSMEILKNYLPLFTEKCVEGITANPERCRAYFEGSVGLATILNTHIGYLAAAELAKESEKTGVSVRELILKKNLLSAEELDRILDPDRITGQGGA, from the coding sequence GTGAATGAGAAAAACAGGGAAGAAAAAGATTCTCTGGGCAGCCGGGAACTTCCGGCAGAGGCCTATTACGGCATCCAGACGTCCCGTGCCCTGGAGAATTTCCCCGTCAGCGGGCTGAAGGCGCATCCTTTTTTTGTCCGGGCTTACGTGTTGATTAAAAAGGCGGCCGCCGGGACCCATGAAACGCTCTCCCTCCTGGATGCGGAGACCGCCCATGCCGTCATCACCGCCGCCGATGAGGTCCTGTCCGGACGATTCGCCGACCAGTTCGTCGTCGATGTCTTCCAGGCGGGGGCGGGGACCTCCTTCAATATGAATGTGAACGAAGTCCTGGCCAACCGGGCGCTGGAGATCCTGGGGGACCGGAAGGGAAATTATCAGCGGGTCAGTCCCAACGATCATGTCAACAAGTCCCAGTCCACGAACGACACCTTTCCCACGGCGATGCACATTGCCTCGGTGATGCTTTTGCGGGAGCTTCTTCCGACGCTGTCCGGGCTTGCCCGGGCCCTGCGGGAAAAGGGCGATGAATTTGCGGGGATCATCAAGTCGGGACGGACCCATCTTCAGGATGCCGTGCCGGTCACCCTCGGCCAGGAGTTTACGGCCTATGCAAAGGCCGTGGAGAAGGCCGCGGACAGATTGCAGCGGAACGAAGAGGCGCTCCGGGAACTTTCCATCGGCGGGAGCGCCACGGGGACGGGGTTGAACGTTCCGGCCGGTTACCGGGAGGGAATGATCCGGCGACTCTCGGAACTCACGGGAATTCCCTTCCGGCCGGCGGAGGACCTGCGGGAGGCGATGCAAAGCCGCTCGGCAATGACCTCTCTCTCCTCAACCCTTCGAAACCTTGCCGTGGAGCTGACCCGGATTGCCAACGATCTTCGCCTGCTCAGTTCCGGACCCCGAACGGGGCTGGCCGAGATCCGATTGCCGGCCGTGCAACCCGGTTCCTCGATCATGCCCGGTAAGGTCAATCCCGTTATGGCGGAATGTCTGAACATGATTTGTTACCAGGTGATTGGGCATGACCATGTCGTAACCATGGCCGCCCAGGCCGGGCAGATGGAACTGAATGTGATGATGCCGGTGATGATCCACAATCTGCTGAGTTCCATGGAGATCCTGAAGAATTACCTTCCCCTTTTTACAGAGAAATGTGTGGAGGGGATTACGGCGAATCCGGAACGGTGCCGGGCCTATTTTGAAGGCAGTGTCGGCCTCGCGACGATTCTCAATACCCATATCGGCTATCTTGCCGCTGCGGAGCTGGCCAAGGAATCGGAAAAGACGGGCGTTTCCGTCCGGGAACTGATTCTGAAGAAAAATCTTCTTTCTGCCGAAGAGCTGGACCGGATTCTCGATCCGGACCGGATCACAGGGCAGGGGGGAGCATGA
- the rpmB gene encoding 50S ribosomal protein L28, protein MSRKCEICGKGRQVGNNVSHAHNKTKKVSYPNIQSVRVLRNGQSRKMNVCTRCIRSGKIQKAS, encoded by the coding sequence ATGTCAAGAAAATGTGAGATTTGCGGTAAAGGACGGCAGGTAGGAAATAACGTGAGTCATGCCCACAACAAGACGAAGAAGGTCTCTTATCCAAACATTCAAAGTGTTCGGGTGCTTCGAAACGGCCAGAGCCGGAAAATGAATGTCTGCACCCGTTGCATCCGTTCAGGCAAGATTCAGAAGGCGTCTTAA
- a CDS encoding acetolactate synthase large subunit has product MKAAELFVKCLENEKVHHIFGVPGEENMDLLDALIDSPIEFVATRHEQGAAFMADVYGRLTGKAGVCLATLGPGATNLITGVADAFLDRSPLVAISGQTKRELLHKESHQHIDIVQTFKQITKWNVAVGLSRTIPEVVRKAFKVAQTEKPGPCHIELPEDVAAMETEGAPLSVKGFKRPHTDHNVCAKAAEIIQRARRPILLAGNGVIRGRASHILRDFVEKTRIPVANTFMSKGVLPSKSNLSLSTIGLQSRDFISCGFDRADLIIAVGYDLVEYAPSLWNRDHKPIVHIDFTPSEIDEHYIPEIEVIGDIAANLTCMMDDIGAGRQDDFSMVLKQMMEEELYAYAQDGAFPVKPQKILYDVRKVMNHDDILLSDVGAHKMWVARIYPAEEPNTVLISNGFASMGFALPGAISAKMLHPERKILAVCGDGGFLMNCQELETAVRLKLPLVILIFNDSKYGLIEWKQINQFGRTYGVDFNNPDFVQLARSFGAAGYRVEGADELAPILREAFDAGVPAVVDVPVDYRENLKLTKKLGKLVCYI; this is encoded by the coding sequence ATGAAGGCTGCCGAATTGTTCGTGAAATGCCTGGAGAACGAGAAGGTCCACCATATCTTCGGGGTTCCCGGCGAAGAAAACATGGACCTCCTCGATGCATTGATCGATTCTCCCATTGAGTTCGTCGCCACTCGTCATGAACAGGGGGCGGCCTTCATGGCCGATGTCTACGGTCGCCTGACGGGAAAGGCGGGGGTCTGTCTGGCGACCCTCGGGCCGGGTGCGACCAACCTGATCACCGGTGTGGCCGATGCCTTTCTCGACCGCTCTCCCCTGGTGGCGATCTCCGGCCAGACGAAGCGTGAACTGCTCCATAAGGAGTCGCACCAGCATATCGATATTGTTCAAACCTTTAAGCAGATTACGAAATGGAATGTCGCCGTCGGGCTCTCCCGGACGATCCCCGAGGTTGTGCGGAAGGCCTTCAAGGTTGCCCAGACGGAAAAGCCGGGGCCCTGTCACATTGAACTGCCGGAAGACGTTGCGGCGATGGAAACGGAGGGCGCGCCGCTATCAGTGAAAGGCTTCAAACGGCCCCATACGGATCACAATGTCTGTGCCAAGGCGGCGGAGATTATCCAGCGGGCGAGACGACCGATCCTCCTGGCGGGCAACGGGGTGATCCGCGGTCGCGCCTCTCATATCCTCCGGGATTTTGTCGAAAAGACGCGGATTCCCGTGGCCAATACCTTTATGAGCAAGGGAGTTCTTCCTTCGAAGAGCAACTTGTCGCTCTCCACGATCGGGTTGCAGTCGCGGGATTTTATCTCCTGCGGTTTCGACCGGGCCGATCTGATCATCGCCGTCGGCTATGATCTGGTGGAATATGCCCCCTCCCTCTGGAATCGCGATCATAAACCGATCGTTCATATCGATTTTACTCCCAGCGAAATCGATGAACATTATATTCCGGAGATTGAAGTCATCGGCGACATTGCCGCCAACCTGACCTGCATGATGGACGATATCGGCGCCGGTCGGCAGGACGACTTTTCCATGGTGCTCAAACAGATGATGGAGGAAGAACTCTATGCATATGCCCAAGACGGCGCTTTTCCCGTGAAGCCGCAGAAAATCCTCTATGATGTCCGGAAGGTGATGAATCATGACGATATTCTCCTCTCCGATGTGGGGGCACACAAGATGTGGGTCGCCCGGATCTATCCTGCGGAAGAACCGAACACGGTATTGATTTCAAACGGTTTTGCCTCCATGGGGTTTGCCCTCCCCGGTGCGATCAGCGCCAAGATGCTCCATCCCGAACGGAAGATCCTCGCCGTCTGCGGGGACGGAGGATTCCTGATGAACTGTCAGGAATTGGAGACGGCCGTGCGATTGAAACTTCCGCTGGTAATCCTGATTTTTAATGATTCAAAATACGGGCTGATCGAATGGAAGCAGATCAACCAGTTTGGCCGGACCTATGGGGTCGACTTTAATAATCCCGACTTCGTGCAGTTGGCCCGTTCCTTCGGGGCGGCCGGGTACCGTGTGGAAGGGGCGGATGAACTGGCCCCGATTCTGCGGGAGGCCTTTGACGCCGGTGTTCCCGCCGTTGTCGATGTTCCCGTCGATTATCGGGAGAACCTGAAACTCACGAAGAAGTTGGGAAAGCTGGTCTGCTATATTTGA
- a CDS encoding rubredoxin yields MQKWTCTVCGYEYDPEVGDPDNGVAAGTAFEDVPEDWVCPICGAGKDQFEVNA; encoded by the coding sequence ATGCAGAAGTGGACTTGTACGGTGTGCGGTTATGAGTATGATCCTGAAGTGGGTGATCCGGACAATGGTGTGGCGGCAGGGACGGCCTTTGAAGATGTTCCCGAGGATTGGGTCTGTCCGATCTGCGGAGCGGGGAAGGATCAGTTCGAGGTGAATGCGTAA
- a CDS encoding FprA family A-type flavoprotein, whose amino-acid sequence MKPVEIKPNIHWVGAIDWGVRDFHGYVTPNGTTYNNYLIVDDQITLVDCVKDDFAKSSIESIQKIVDPGKIGNIVINHIEPDHSGSLPLLMDLAPEATLHITAKGKAGLDRHMDTSRWNFKIVKTGDRLQTGHKTLTFLNTPMLHWPDSMMTYVEEDGLLISQDAFGQHYATAGRFDDEFLACCSMAELEDAVLDYYANILMPFGNLIKAKIAEIEKLGLAINMIAPDHGVIWRSHPEKVLKMYLDMANGKTREGVVIIYDTMWKSTALMTQPLMEGIRDENMEVKVIKLRATPMSNAIKEFWKYRGCLLGTPTLNNIMYPSVAEFLTHLRGLRPKNRIVGAFGSYGWGGGAVKGAYGELDRMGLETFEPGVEVKYRPSSEDERNCYEYGKAFAREVKKYHRKF is encoded by the coding sequence TTGAAACCTGTTGAAATCAAACCGAATATCCATTGGGTAGGTGCAATCGATTGGGGTGTACGGGATTTTCACGGGTACGTCACACCCAATGGAACGACCTACAACAATTATCTCATCGTCGATGATCAGATCACCCTTGTCGACTGTGTGAAGGATGATTTCGCAAAATCCTCCATTGAATCTATTCAAAAGATCGTCGATCCCGGAAAAATTGGAAATATCGTCATCAATCATATCGAACCGGATCATTCCGGGTCCCTGCCCCTCCTCATGGACCTTGCACCGGAAGCAACCCTCCATATCACAGCCAAAGGAAAAGCGGGGCTGGATCGTCACATGGATACATCGAGATGGAACTTCAAAATCGTAAAGACCGGAGACAGACTGCAAACGGGGCACAAAACCCTGACCTTTCTGAACACCCCCATGCTTCACTGGCCCGACTCAATGATGACCTATGTCGAGGAGGACGGTCTGCTCATCAGCCAGGATGCCTTCGGTCAGCATTATGCAACAGCCGGCAGGTTCGATGATGAATTTCTGGCCTGCTGTTCCATGGCCGAACTGGAGGATGCCGTTTTGGACTACTACGCCAACATTCTCATGCCCTTCGGCAACCTCATCAAGGCAAAGATCGCCGAAATCGAAAAACTGGGGCTCGCAATCAACATGATCGCACCGGACCATGGCGTCATCTGGCGGTCCCATCCGGAGAAGGTCCTCAAGATGTACCTCGACATGGCCAACGGAAAGACCCGGGAGGGCGTGGTGATTATCTACGACACGATGTGGAAGAGTACGGCCCTGATGACGCAGCCGTTGATGGAGGGAATCCGGGACGAAAACATGGAGGTCAAAGTCATCAAACTGCGGGCAACCCCGATGAGCAACGCCATCAAGGAGTTCTGGAAGTACCGGGGTTGCCTCCTCGGCACCCCGACATTAAACAATATCATGTATCCATCGGTCGCAGAATTTCTCACCCACCTTCGGGGGCTCCGTCCGAAGAACCGGATCGTCGGCGCTTTCGGGAGCTACGGATGGGGCGGCGGAGCGGTCAAGGGCGCCTACGGAGAACTCGATCGCATGGGGCTGGAAACATTTGAACCGGGCGTGGAAGTCAAGTACCGCCCTTCTTCAGAGGATGAACGGAACTGCTATGAATACGGGAAGGCCTTTGCCCGGGAGGTAAAAAAGTATCACCGCAAATTTTAA